The Leishmania braziliensis MHOM/BR/75/M2904 complete genome, chromosome 24 DNA window caagagagagggggaggaaaaagggggcgaTGCGTAGATATACCGAGGTAGAGAGAACACAAGCGATTCAcaacagccacacacacagagaaagacacacacacacatacatgaAAGCGCTTAACGTTACAGACGCATGGACAAACCGTGCACACCAAAAAAACGAAgtggccccctcccccaaaaagAAGGCAGCCGTTGACTCTATGCCTTGACTCACACCACGTCTTGGACCCATCTGgcacactctctctccctctggtGACAGCTCACAGATTCTTTCATTCCTGCCCGCACGTCCACCCTCTAGCCCTTCACTCGAGAATCACACCTACAGCGTCATTGCCCGTTCTGCCCCGCCAAAGGTCTCCGCCTCTCTACCCCATATGTTTTTCGCAGCTCAAGGGGGGCttcgagtgtgtgtgtctgccttGTCTCCTCATAcaccccctttccccttttaGCCCCACATTTTCCTGGTCCCGTCAGTGCAACTGCTCCTCACATCCACGCCTTGGTGCTTCGCCAACAACACTGCATCGACACCATAGCCGATTCTCTGTTTGCAAGCGTCAATTCCAACAGCACGAGCCGGGGTGGAGGCAGGGAGCGGCCAGGGGACacaaggggaaaggggatGACAGGGGTTCTTTTCGAGGGTAGTTTTTAGGGAATGCTCAGCACCCGCATCCCGCTTTCGAACTCCGGCGACGGTGCCTTGTTTCCGTTCGTACCCCCACTGCCCCCGCCGCTAGCACCACCGGCACTACTTCCACTCCCGTAGCGGTTAGCGGACATGGTTCCTCGACCACCACTTCCACCACCCAGTCCGCTGCGACCATAGCGgtgtccagcagcgccgccgctaccATTGGTATAGTTCCCTCCAGCCTCAACTCCAGTCACAGCCGAGTCGTCCGCTTTGGATGATGGTTTGTCGGGTGGCAGCGCTCGCTGGGCGGCTGCATAAGCGTCGTTGCCGTAGGCACTGTCAGGTGCCATTGCGCTGCTACTGCCGCGAGTGGCGTACCTTTGGTGTTGTGGCTGCGGGGACGGTGCCCGAGGCAAAGCAGGTGTGGTGACGGCGGGCGTGTTCAGCGATACCCTGTTGTTCGTATTAGTGGTCTTGCTCCCCACTCTCGATGCCGTGCCGTTTCCGCTGTGGCCCACATCCGCTACCGGGTCTGCCTGCTCGTGCACCGCCGACGACGGTGGTGCGATGCTCCCTCCAATGCCATTCGCGTTCGCTGTGTTCGACAGGCGCACGCTCGGCGGCATCTGCATGTAGGCTGCCGGGAGCTGCACCAGGTGAGCGTAGTTGTTGAATTCCTTCGGTGAAAGAAATACGTCAAAGCTCATGAGCTTGAGAAACTCCGACTCCAGTTCGTTCATGTCTTGCACCGGTACGCTAAAGACAGACGCAAAATTCTTGTTGTTGACGCTGCGGAGGTCGACAACCTTGCTGGCAATGCGCACGGCGGCGACAAGCAGCTTTTCGATGTTTCGAGTCGTGAGCAACAGCCGTGGATGCCGGAGACACAGTCGGTCTAGGTAGATGACGGCTGATAAAAGGGTACTGACGGAGATGTACGTGTACTCGGCAAAGCGCGTCAGTAGCGCCACGTACGACCCACTGGGTCGCTCAGACTGGAAGAGATGAAACCCATGCGGGCATACCTCATAGGGAAGTGAGCGCATTCGCTCACGCGTACAGACGTTCCCAGCGACTGAGCCGCCGGTCGGTTGGGATTCACGCAATAATTCTCGCAGCAGGCGTTCGTTCTGCTGCGTTACGCATTCCATGGCGTCTGCGATGGAGGGCACGAGCTGCACAAACTCTGGCTTGTACTTCTCTAGGAGAATGTCGATTTCACCAATATTACGCGACGTTGGCCGGATGGGGTGCAACGGACGCTCGCAGGgcgtcagctgcagcggcacgcgATTCTGCCTCGCCGCCATCGCTTCGTCTCGATAGCGGTGGTGCTCGCGGTTCACCGGGAATCGCAGGGAGTCGCAGAAGTACGCGCGCCTGTCCAGCTCATACGAGATGGGCGAAAAACCGTACTGAATGGGCGCAGGTTCCGACGTGCCATAATGCAGCGCGAGCGACTCCATGAACACGTCAGGCTCGTAGTCGAGGATATCGTTCTCCTGGTTGGCGTAGTTGTCCTTTATCCACTTCCACAGCTCGTCGCCAAGGGGTTGCACGTTTGTGTAGGAGAGGAAGCGGTTGCGCGGCGAGATGGCGCTCAAGTCGGGGCCAAGCTCGGCGCAGAGGCTGCGAATGAGCGACATCTCGCGTCCACAGTACTCGGCGGCCAGCGTCTCGGGATCTGTGCGCACCCAGGAGCTGCTTTGCGGGATGGGTGGATACATGGCGCAAATTCGGCGAATGCGGCGCACAAAGAAGCTGGGGcacacctccagcagcaggctgCGATACACGGAGGACTCGCTCGCGCCTGTTGAGAGTTGCTCTACAAAGTCGCGAAGCCGCATGGAACGCTCGTTTTGGAGAGCATTCAGCTGCTCCGCGGCGTCTGCTGTGTGAAAGCGACGCAGACGCTCATAGTCGTTGCATAGCCGCTCCGCCGCATCTGCAATTGCCGTTGGGGAAAATTCCAGTACCTCACGCAGATCGTCGGCGGCGTGTGGCAGCTCCATCGTGCAGGAAAGGTGCCCCACAGTCAGCCCAACAAAGCGGTTGACAAGCTTGTGCCGCATCACTTCCCCGTCGGCTGCGGCGAAGGTGCTGACTGTGCCCGAGATGGATCGGTCCGCCCACGATGGCGTGATCCAGCGCACGGCGGCGGAGTCATGACGGCGCTGTCGTGCGCCGACCATCACCTCGATGATGACTTTCAGATCTGAGCGCGTGGGGTAGCGAAAGACGATCTGGTTCGGCGGCGTAGCGCTAGAAAAGGTGGTCGAGGTCTTTAGCTTGAGGCTACTGGGACTCTTGAGGTTAACATCGTGGTCCTCGTCGACGTTCTCACCGAACGCGAAGCGGGGGTTGGAAGgaacagcaccgccagcacgTGCGTCACTCTCAAAGTGAAGAGGCATCTTACcagtgctgctcgccacCCCTGGCGCGGTCAACGTGCCGTGCGCGGTAAGCGAGTCCACGAAGTTGCTTGGCATGCTGTTCGCGAAGGACGTCGCGCGGTGCGGTGACGCCGATCGCGTGAAGGAGAGGCCGCATTGCGGCGGCACTGACTCGAAGTCCAGAACAAAGCGGTCTCGTTTGAAGATGATAGAGGAGGGCGAAAAGGCGACATGCTGCTCCGGCAGGTCCAGCTTGCAGAACCGCTTGTTCTCCAAGTAGTACTTCGCCGTTGGCTTCAGCACGAGCTCGACGCTTTCGCGTCGTGGGTCGAGAGAGACGAGGTCGCGTGGAATGTCGAAGAGGGTGTGAAGCGTAAGCACCATGCTCTTACACTCCAGTTTATGCTCTGCGCCAAGGGAAGCCATGGCGACAAACTGCCGTCGATTCAGCAAGGAAAGAATGGGCCGGCgagcgggggaggaggataCAGTGTACAAGAGGCGTGGGAAAGATGGAGtgcgaagagaggaaaagacacacagccgcagcagcttagaggggaagggaaggagcaACGAAAGAAATGGCGCgcgtctctctgtgggtgtctgCGTCCGAGGGCGTACGCGCCGGCGGCCCCGCTGAAATAGGAGCGAAAAAGAGccgagcaaaagagaagaaaaacgagggtgtggcggggggggggggaggagggggatgaaGCGAGGCGCGGAAGAGGGTCcgcttgtttgtttgtttgtggcccccctcccttctccctcccaaACTCTTTTTGTGCCGAGCGTGGGAGAGGccgacgcacacgcagatgAAAAtgcgaggaggaaaaaaaaggaccGCCACCACGACTACGAGCCGATGAGGCACCGACAAACAAAGTGGGTTCACGGCGATGAGTGatgccagagagagagagagacgacaacGATCCAAGAGGCTGtaccaagagagagagagaggtggacaAGAGGTATATGTCAAACAACGACCCCACAAGCTAACAAACTAaaaacgaggaggagggggaggggagggggtgagagagggagagggatgTATGTCGAGAGAAggagcaacaacaacgacaACAATGACGAGCAAAGCAAAGAggaacaaaaaagagaacaccAAAGGCTCGATGCGCGCACCAATGAGGGTGCGAATGAGGAAAAGGTgtctcacacgcacacacccgaGAGGAAACAAGGGCCAGAAAGCCTGCACCAATGCAAGCCGGAGAAAAAAGataagaagaggaaaaaagaatGTGCGGATGGATGAagtagaggagggggagggggaatgaGGAGGGtaggggggtgggtgagcCACCACGCATCAAAGAAAGCGTCAAATCACCACGGGTGCGTTTCCTACGGTGCCGATGATTTCCAACAAAAAAGATGCGACTACAACGGCCGctacaacaacaacaacacacacacgcacatacagaCACACAAACGTGTAACTTCGGGAAGGAGAGAACGTTAAGCGTGAACCACGACGCTTTACTGCGctccgcctctttttcttggaTGTTTCCACTCGATCACTTGCTGCGCTGATCGGTTTCTTCTCGAGCagaagcaacagcagcgacacaccaGCAAAACAGCGAGGCGTATGAAATGCAGAGCGCTAAGCAACAGtggcacagagaggagagacgtcCGGTCAGCTGTGAAGGGcttgcgcacacacagagacggaCACCCGCGAGAACAGGCacagcgagcgagagagagagagagagcacgtccgcgcgtgtgcgtagGGTTGAGTGCGGCGCACGACTGTTTGTCCACTCGCACAAACTTCTCTTGTTGATACTCTTTCCGAGACCAGTGGGGGTGGTGTGGCgcactgcagtgcagcggcctccctttttttcgttcgATGACACTTCGGCGCCACTCGAGATCCAAGAATTGGAAATACGCCagtgtgtgtggtgtgtgtgtgtctacaATGGGCGTGTTACAGTGAGGATggagagagtgggagaggCACCCTCAcattcgtgtgtgtgtgtgtatcccGGTGGCTGGGGAAAGTCACCAGCGAGTCGCGCTTGGTGGCGACGGGCAAGAGATCAAGGATTCAgcgaaggggaaagagagtgCCGGTGGCGTGGAGAAGCGGAGGGAAAGGCAGAAAGAGCACACATTCACACGGACGCACGCCTCTGCGGGAAGATAAACTCacaggaagggggaggggggggggaggggagaagcgaaACGCTATTATCGGAAGAACGCCGGCGaccaaacaaacaaacaatAAAAACGCATTGAGGACAGTGCTTGCTGTGCTCTACTCCGCGCGTGTAGCTGCAGGCGATGTGTGGATGCGTGATGCGAGGCGTGACGTGTGTGCATTTGTGTGTGGAAGGCatgaagagaaaggggaggtgaagaagcggaagagaggATACAGTAAAGACTGCTGAGTAGTGTACTGAGGAAGGACAACGGCAGGCGCAtcagagagggcgagagagcaCGAGCGTGTGCACTTGTGTAGGTGTGCAAGTCATTTATTTCAAGTGATGctacctcccccctcccctacacCGGGCAGAAGATCAAAGGCAGCACAGAGCGCACTCATCGTGCGGCGCATCCCTCCACTTTCGATTTAACACACCGTATTTCTCAACCCGCACACGTAAAGGACACCCCCCCACccaaccacacacacacacactgggCAGACGCACgaccctcttcctccacccacGGTGACAGGTGAAGTGCCTATCAGCTTTCTCTTTACAATTTTCTTGCATTTTTGCTCGTGTGTTCGATGAgccaccgcaccaccgcaccgcTGATAGAGTAAAACGATGTATACTTCACTCTCCTTTTTCACTCCAACCCTCAGGGATGACACCGatgccttcttctccctctcgtctctttctcgcctttTTTCCCCCAATCTCATCTTGTGGtggggcaggggagggggggggtctctctcgctgtaGCTTGGCCatccgctcctctctctttcccacccGCCGATACCGTCCATGTCCTTGCCCGCCAGCCGTTACAGTGCACGGACGGGGTTCCGCGTAGCgcgaagggagaggggaaggggagctCGTAGGGAGTACCCGCATGTGCCTGTCTGGCAGAGTCGCTTGGTGGGCAGAGAAgtaggaaagagagcgaacaccgacagaggtggaggaggctaACGGGTACGGGGAAGGCCAACTcgagaaaggagggaggtgaAGTCTtccgcacacgcacacagacgcccATAtgcaagggagagggagcgacgtgaaatgggggggggggaggaggggagaaggctgtctgtgtctctctctctctgtgtattgTACCTCTGCAGAATAGACGCAAGCGAACAACCTCCCAAATATAACGGGCGAGAGTGAGAAGGAGATGCaactctcgctcgctctccttctccgaTACCCACCCCCACACTCCCGCTCAGGCGAGTAGGGAGCGGGAAAGGGAAGCAAAGAGAGCGCAGCGAcatgagcagcggcagcacatgCCCACAAAAAGGCGCAGAGGTAACACCAAACAAGAGAACTCGGAGACGAAGTAAgtatgagagagagagaggcagcggaggaggagggagaaaggaggggtgAATGAAGAATGATGAGGGgcacgggggagggggagggggagagatggGCATATGTTCACAGCAGgacagagcgaaagaaagcaCAGAACTCCCTCAAGAGTTGctcaacaacaaaaagaggaagagagcagctggagcgACAACCGATCTGCCCCCTGCCCCCCACATATGCCGATACATAACGTGTGCTCACAGACTTAAAAAAagatgaagagggagaagaaggtaCTTTGAAGAGGGGCAGCGAGAACTAGCCAGGCTGGTTCGTACAAGCGTGCCGAGACCcacatccacccacccactcagtgtgtgtgtgggtgggtgggtgatCAACATAGGAGAAGCAAGAAAGAGACACATCAGAGCAAAGAAGACACCTCGACAGGTTAGCGCTTAAGGGAAAAGacgaaaagaaacgaaagacACGCCGGCATCCGAGAGCTCCCCAGAACAGGAaaggcggagggggagggggggggggggctacGAGAGAGTACGAAATTAAAAGAGGAATAAAAGAGACTCCTATGCTTCCATACGAGTTATGAAAAAGCTCACGAGATTGAAGAGGCGACACTCCAACAGCGGGAAGAAGTGAGCAATACCTACAAGACGTGTAGAGAGGAGGAGTCTGTAGGGGCTGGGAagagaacaagagaaagCGGTGCTCCCGCTAGTACCTTTCACCCCTCCATGCACACGACACCCAGCTAACCTAGCGAACCCCCCCCTCGGGGGCGGCAGGCATTGTTGTCTCTACCGCTGAAATCATCCTTGACGTGTAGGAGGAAGAGATAAGACGCagagcggagggaggggcaatTGGGATAGgtaagagggagagagcactTGCATTCGAGGCCACGGAGGGGTGTGTGGCACCGGCTAAGGGCGCGGAACaagagaacacacacacgaacaaaGTGagagcaagagcagcagaggagatgagggggggggaagagagagaaaaggtcCCAGGTGACCCGCAATGTGGATAACGTCGGTAGAAAGAaggcgaaaaggaaaaccAGGAGGGTatgggagagaggaaagacgaAAAGAAGCAgtggcgacgaggaggatgagcacaagggggggggggtcgaggatgaggacgaggaaagcaagaggagagagagcagaggggggagccATAGCCTTCGAAGTGTGTATTGAAGACACTTAACCCATCCATGCGCATCCCTGATGGGGTCGGGTGGCCGCACCCCGTGGCACTGTTACACACCTCCGCccccctgcctctcttctgtttGCTCTCACCAGCGCACACCAACTCCATCATTCCAACACGCACCGCTTATCTTCGCCTTTTCTGTTACTTTGCTCAATTTTGAATCCCAAGTCTGCGCCAGGAGTTTAatcgcgtttttttttcgcctttgGGGCGACGAAAATGCCTGTCGTTGTTAatgagcccccccccctccaccctcactctccctctgGCCACCTCCACTCCTTCTCCCTGCGTGACCCCCTTCGTTTCGCATTGAGTTGAGTGTAGTGACGCCATATCAAATCTCCTCAGCGCAAAGCgcgtactgctgctgctgctttgtttTCTGTCTAGAGTGGGataagagaagaggggaatGGGTGGAGATGAgggcacgaggaggagaccCGCAGGCAAGGCaaccaaagaagaagaggagggggagaaaaagagagggcagAGGACGAAATTCAAGatacgtgtgtgtttgggtgggtgtgggtgacGTAGCGGAGAGCCAACGACCAGATTGGCAAAAAGGCAAAGTACGGTATTGAAAGCCTTAAAGGAAATGCATGAGGATACCACATGCGCGCCTGCAGAGATACAGACAGTCCTACACGCAAGGCAGGAAAGAAATCACGGGCCaatggaggagagagagtgaggtgaagagaggaggaggaaaggggaggcgCGTATTGGTGGAAGCGGGAAGTAATCGAGATCAAGagcaaaaggaaagagaaagggagaggggagaggagaggaggaggaggcgctggggCGGGTTTGCGGGGAAAAAAACAGAGCAAGTCAAGGATGAAGCCCAACACTCAACatatacacacgcacaactgCACTCACATGTAGTGCACGAAAGTGAACCccaagaaggggggaggcgtaGTTTAGTGTGGATGCGGTTACGGCAGCACGTTGTTCGCTTTCCTTCCGGACAAGCGTGAAAAGCGACGAAAAAGACGGAGGCGAAATGGAAAAGACACAATGGAagcaggaaaaggagagcagcagcggtgagcTCAATGGGCCGCGGGgcgggagtggggggggggggagaggaggaaggagaggtgTGTGGAGCAAGGACAAGGAAGGACGTATGGAAGAAGTTCTCACCTCACGTGAGCAAACGCAGTGCGGTTTCCTTCCGTCTTCCTCATATTCCCTACACCAcattttccctctctccctccatcaCCAACCAAGTGTTGTCTGCTACCGTCAAGGCCCATGATGGAGAACGAGGGGCAAAccaggagagaaaagggagagacgaGGGAAGAACCCAACACCTTCTCATCCCCTACATGCATGCGAAAAGAAGGACAACGCTGACGTAGCGAGCACCGAGAAAGTCCAAGATTGGAACGAgtagcagcaccagcagcagacggCGAATACGACGACGCTGAGTCCAGCATCACTGTGATATCGTCTCGACTTTCTGCTTTGTTTGTGTCTCTACGCCCCCGCTCCCTCCACAGCCCCTCAACCCCATCACGGGCTGTTgtcctctccgcctctcaTCAcgttccccccctccccccctgtAATAGCCTTCGATCAATTCACTATCGAAAAAGACGGTGAAcgagagcaagaggaggagaggagaggagaggaaggggtggaGGCGGGGCTTTCACAGAGCCCCATGCGTTGCAGACGTGGGTTCACCGGAGCAGGATTGCTCGATCGGTCGCTGCAGAGATCTCGATAGATGCGTATACGAGTGGAGAAGAAAGCCCAACACAAGCACCCACGCGCCTAGCACAGATTGGTGTAACGCGATATcacaaggaggagagaaactAAAACACGACCAcacggcagcaccggtggaaaaaaaagggggtgagtACACGAAAACACAATGAACAGGGAAGAAGACGGAAAGGAGGCGTGGCAGGCGGGAAGAAGAGTGGGCACGTGCTTGGTGGTGGGTCTCTGagtgtgtgcatgtgtgcgtgtgtgtgtgtcatcACGACGGCAACGCTTTGCTTTAGGTTCGTCtggctgcgtgtgtctgttgTCACCTTTTTTTATCGCCGTCCCTCTGCTCTTCCCcgtctccccttttcctcgtttatttttctttgttttacTTTCATTTGGGAGGTgtacggggaggggggggggggcaggcaCGGTGAAGGGGAGAACACTTTCGTTCATCAGCGAAGGTACGAGAAAAGAGGTCAAGAGCGGAgccactcgcacacacacacacacacacacacacacacacacacacgcacgcgcactcGGTACAGCTTcacgcgagagagaaagagcgtacaggagaaagcggaggagagggagggggtaggatagaggggggggagggggaacacacaaacacgaagacacacgcacacacagtggaaagagaggcgggaAAAGAAGATCGGCACCCCAAAGGGAGGGCCCATCCGAAAAGAAAATGCACGAGTAGCACAGGCACGACTGTGTGAGTGTCTGTCTGCCtgagtgtgtgtatgggtgcgtatgggagagggaagaaaagaggaagaagacggCGTCATGTCCTGCATATCCTTCAGGCAAAGAGGGGAGGTAGcggaaggagggaagggcgAGACTTGAGTGGCGggcaggaaagaggaggaagatgGGATTGGGGCAACGGAAGATAAGAAGTCAtcgaaagagaggcaggtgGAAGCAGGAGTGTGTATCTGTGTGTTCCAAGTGGGGAGCTCATGTGATGGGTAAGTGCCAGAGAATCAACAAGCAAGCAAAAGTTTAACTACGGAAgcggggagaagaggaggatggagtgaccccctccccccttcatTGTCAGgtagcacacacgcacacacacacacacacacacacacacacacacacacacacacacacacggctaCACACCTCAGCTAAATCTATCATTACCCATCGCGTCCATTCTGCCGTGAAACGCCACTTCACTCGACCCCGCAGCCCTGTCACAGACCCACCGCGTGCggtgcgaggcagccgtaggcacacgcactgcagcaAGGCGCCCACTCGGCCATCGGGACACGGCACCTGCCTCAAACGCTACCCATTACCCcctccgcagccgctcccagtgcgccggtcgccacctgccacgtccctcggggtggctcagggggggggggcacccCACAGCAGTAGGCAGCCAGGGCCTGGCGAGATGCACCCGAGTCccgctgacactctgccccTCCTATGGGAGTGGGGCAAGCGTGCTGCCGGTTGCAGGTTGCCCCGATGCCGCGTCGTCGAGGGCCTGACCGTCGACGCCAGTGGAGATGAGTCGCACCGACCTTCCAGCATTGGCAGGGCTATGGGGGCTGTCTGGCTTCCTCGCACTGAGTTGGCGCTGGGCCCTCATGCCGCGCACTGAGATGCTCCCCGCCGTCAGTACACACCAGCTAATGCGAAAAATAAAAGGAAGAAGACACGGAATGCGCTGGCTGCCTTGGGTTGTCCTCTCCTTTCTACAGGCGCTAGAGCGTGAAGCCTTGTTTTCAAGCGCCTCaattctcctcccctctctggccaccgtctctctctctct harbors:
- a CDS encoding putative cyclin 11 — encoded protein: MASLGAEHKLECKSMVLTLHTLFDIPRDLVSLDPRRESVELVLKPTAKYYLENKRFCKLDLPEQHVAFSPSSIIFKRDRFVLDFESVPPQCGLSFTRSASPHRATSFANSMPSNFVDSLTAHGTLTAPGVASSTGKMPLHFESDARAGGAVPSNPRFAFGENVDEDHDVNLKSPSSLKLKTSTTFSSATPPNQIVFRYPTRSDLKVIIEVMVGARQRRHDSAAVRWITPSWADRSISGTVSTFAAADGEVMRHKLVNRFVGLTVGHLSCTMELPHAADDLREVLEFSPTAIADAAERLCNDYERLRRFHTADAAEQLNALQNERSMRLRDFVEQLSTGASESSVYRSLLLEVCPSFFVRRIRRICAMYPPIPQSSSWVRTDPETLAAEYCGREMSLIRSLCAELGPDLSAISPRNRFLSYTNVQPLGDELWKWIKDNYANQENDILDYEPDVFMESLALHYGTSEPAPIQYGFSPISYELDRRAYFCDSLRFPVNREHHRYRDEAMAARQNRVPLQLTPCERPLHPIRPTSRNIGEIDILLEKYKPEFVQLVPSIADAMECVTQQNERLLRELLRESQPTGGSVAGNVCTRERMRSLPYEVCPHGFHLFQSERPSGSYVALLTRFAEYTYISVSTLLSAVIYLDRLCLRHPRLLLTTRNIEKLLVAAVRIASKVVDLRSVNNKNFASVFSVPVQDMNELESEFLKLMSFDVFLSPKEFNNYAHLVQLPAAYMQMPPSVRLSNTANANGIGGSIAPPSSAVHEQADPVADVGHSGNGTASRVGSKTTNTNNRVSLNTPAVTTPALPRAPSPQPQHQRYATRGSSSAMAPDSAYGNDAYAAAQRALPPDKPSSKADDSAVTGVEAGGNYTNGSGGAAGHRYGRSGLGGGSGGRGTMSANRYGSGSSAGGASGGGSGGTNGNKAPSPEFESGMRVLSIP